Proteins encoded together in one Leptidea sinapis chromosome 43, ilLepSina1.1, whole genome shotgun sequence window:
- the LOC126977007 gene encoding facilitated trehalose transporter Tret1-like isoform X2 has translation MSPFCNQLFVAASPLLSALSSGGLIGYPSVLLQQFKQNDSSIHIDVDTSSWIASIHGLAGIPSLFIPYIMQHRGRKFGYHICCLLVMLGWTIIYFAKNATTVIIGESFQGLGAKSLLVVSYMAISEMGHPRYRNILMLFYTTSQTIGVTSVHIMGAYIYWKTICIVMLLPVVFAFFMSCFWPESPAWLAHKGRFEESKKSFIWLRGTDEESVAEMNALLDAQKSYILKKKTNIYGKRNHFARDAWEKISSKDFYVPATHMFLLLSVYYWSGNLVFLVYAMNMIENVTKDESSAFVAMIVMDLVTLLGNTVAFIFFKHFKNKTVLLTSGIGSAFFLLASAIASFLQFDGSLSRESLLCLYFLVGFMIASSLGIYTTPYVMASEIMPMRHRGIGGSLMVIIICSSYSFTLKIAPYLVLYLKLHGTFLLYAITLSVCLIWVWMFVPETKNETLQNIERHFIDTNINDSTNLENDEAEKLNLRVVL, from the exons ATGTCGCCATTTTGTAATCAG cTGTTCGTGGCGGCATCACCTTTACTATCCGCGCTCTCGTCAGGAGGTCTCATTGGCTACCCGAGCGTGTTATTACAACAATTCAAACAAAATGACAGCTCCATTCATATTGATGTCGACACATCATCTTGGATCG CTTCCATACATGGCCTTGCGGGTATTCCAAGTTTATTTATACCTTACATTATGCAACATCGAGGTAGAAAGTTTGGCTACCACATTTGTTGTTTACTCGTGATGCTCGGATGGACGATAATTTACTTCGCGAAGAACGCAACAACTGTTATTATTGGCGAATCCTTTCAAGGTCTCGGTGCTAAGAGTCTATTAGTAGTAAGCTATATGGCCATCAGTGAGATGGGGCATCCACGATATCGGAATATATTAATGCTCTTTTATACGACTTCACAAACAATAGGTGTGACATCAGTACATATTATGGGCGCTTACATTTATTGGAAGACTATATGCATTGTTATGTTATTGCCTGTTGtttttgcattttttatgaGCTGTTTTTGGCCTGAATCACCAGCATGGTTAGCACATAAAGGCAGATTTGAAGAAtccaaaaaatcttttatttggcTTCGAGGGACAGATGAAGAGTCTGTTGCCGAAATGAATGCATTGTTAGATGCCCAGAAAAGTTATAtacttaagaaaaaaacaaatatttatggaaaaagaaatcATTTTGCAAGAGATGCCTGGGAAAAAATATCAAGTAAAGACTTTTATGTGCCAGCTACTCACATGTTCCTCCTTCTCTCCGTTTATTATTGGAGCGGTAACTTAGTATTCCTCGTATATGCAATGAACATGATAGAAAACGTAACCAAAGATGAAAGTTCCGCTTTTGTTGCAATGATTGTAATGGATCTTGTTACCTTATTAGGAAATACTGTtgcctttatattttttaagcattTTAAAAACAAGACTGTTCTTTTAACAAGCGGAATTGGAAGTGCTTTTTTCTTATTGGCTTCCGCTATTGCTTCGTTTTTACAATTTGATGGATCATTGTCAAGGGAATCTTTATTATGTCTTTATTTTTTAGTAGGATTTATGATTGCATCTAGCTTAGGAATATACACTACACCGTACGTAATGGCCTCCGAGATAATGCCAATGCGACATCGAGGAATAGGAGGTTCTTTGatggttattattatttgttcttCGTATAGTTTTACTCTCAAAATAGCTCCATACTTAGTTCTTTACTTAAAACTACATGGAACCTTTTTATTATATGCAATAACACTAAGTGTATGTCTTATATGGGTTTGGATGTTTGTTCCGGAAACAAAAAATGAAACTTTGCAGAATATTGAAAGACATTTCATTGATACGAATATAAATGATTCTACAAATCTAGAAAATGACGAAGCAGAGAAATTGAATCTAAGAGTTGTATTATAG
- the LOC126977007 gene encoding facilitated trehalose transporter Tret1-like isoform X1 yields MASVLMVLPWWLGRRHSSSFSCPSYVSWCWGCCFDCRRRQASLSVSLFVAASPLLSALSSGGLIGYPSVLLQQFKQNDSSIHIDVDTSSWIASIHGLAGIPSLFIPYIMQHRGRKFGYHICCLLVMLGWTIIYFAKNATTVIIGESFQGLGAKSLLVVSYMAISEMGHPRYRNILMLFYTTSQTIGVTSVHIMGAYIYWKTICIVMLLPVVFAFFMSCFWPESPAWLAHKGRFEESKKSFIWLRGTDEESVAEMNALLDAQKSYILKKKTNIYGKRNHFARDAWEKISSKDFYVPATHMFLLLSVYYWSGNLVFLVYAMNMIENVTKDESSAFVAMIVMDLVTLLGNTVAFIFFKHFKNKTVLLTSGIGSAFFLLASAIASFLQFDGSLSRESLLCLYFLVGFMIASSLGIYTTPYVMASEIMPMRHRGIGGSLMVIIICSSYSFTLKIAPYLVLYLKLHGTFLLYAITLSVCLIWVWMFVPETKNETLQNIERHFIDTNINDSTNLENDEAEKLNLRVVL; encoded by the exons atggcaagcgtcctaaTGGTAttaccctggtggcttgggcgtCGACACTCTAgttccttctcatgtccaagttacgtcagttggtgctggggctgctgcttcgactgccgaagacggcaagcgtcacTGTCAGTCTcg cTGTTCGTGGCGGCATCACCTTTACTATCCGCGCTCTCGTCAGGAGGTCTCATTGGCTACCCGAGCGTGTTATTACAACAATTCAAACAAAATGACAGCTCCATTCATATTGATGTCGACACATCATCTTGGATCG CTTCCATACATGGCCTTGCGGGTATTCCAAGTTTATTTATACCTTACATTATGCAACATCGAGGTAGAAAGTTTGGCTACCACATTTGTTGTTTACTCGTGATGCTCGGATGGACGATAATTTACTTCGCGAAGAACGCAACAACTGTTATTATTGGCGAATCCTTTCAAGGTCTCGGTGCTAAGAGTCTATTAGTAGTAAGCTATATGGCCATCAGTGAGATGGGGCATCCACGATATCGGAATATATTAATGCTCTTTTATACGACTTCACAAACAATAGGTGTGACATCAGTACATATTATGGGCGCTTACATTTATTGGAAGACTATATGCATTGTTATGTTATTGCCTGTTGtttttgcattttttatgaGCTGTTTTTGGCCTGAATCACCAGCATGGTTAGCACATAAAGGCAGATTTGAAGAAtccaaaaaatcttttatttggcTTCGAGGGACAGATGAAGAGTCTGTTGCCGAAATGAATGCATTGTTAGATGCCCAGAAAAGTTATAtacttaagaaaaaaacaaatatttatggaaaaagaaatcATTTTGCAAGAGATGCCTGGGAAAAAATATCAAGTAAAGACTTTTATGTGCCAGCTACTCACATGTTCCTCCTTCTCTCCGTTTATTATTGGAGCGGTAACTTAGTATTCCTCGTATATGCAATGAACATGATAGAAAACGTAACCAAAGATGAAAGTTCCGCTTTTGTTGCAATGATTGTAATGGATCTTGTTACCTTATTAGGAAATACTGTtgcctttatattttttaagcattTTAAAAACAAGACTGTTCTTTTAACAAGCGGAATTGGAAGTGCTTTTTTCTTATTGGCTTCCGCTATTGCTTCGTTTTTACAATTTGATGGATCATTGTCAAGGGAATCTTTATTATGTCTTTATTTTTTAGTAGGATTTATGATTGCATCTAGCTTAGGAATATACACTACACCGTACGTAATGGCCTCCGAGATAATGCCAATGCGACATCGAGGAATAGGAGGTTCTTTGatggttattattatttgttcttCGTATAGTTTTACTCTCAAAATAGCTCCATACTTAGTTCTTTACTTAAAACTACATGGAACCTTTTTATTATATGCAATAACACTAAGTGTATGTCTTATATGGGTTTGGATGTTTGTTCCGGAAACAAAAAATGAAACTTTGCAGAATATTGAAAGACATTTCATTGATACGAATATAAATGATTCTACAAATCTAGAAAATGACGAAGCAGAGAAATTGAATCTAAGAGTTGTATTATAG